One window of Choloepus didactylus isolate mChoDid1 chromosome 26, mChoDid1.pri, whole genome shotgun sequence genomic DNA carries:
- the LOC119520792 gene encoding olfactory receptor 14A16-like — MDNFTSEMTFFLMGFSDVWEIQILHAVLFLIIYLAALLGNLVIIILTTKDCQLHTPMYYFLKNLSFLDLCFISITVPKSIVNSLTNHNTILFLGCVSQVFFFFFLGSTEVAFLTVMSFDRYVAICHPLQYEIIMNHRACVQMAISSWVSGSLSAIVHTASTFSVPMCGPHFVHQFFCDVPQLLSLACSYNLGEFVVIGLNFVLDIVCFVFIDISYINIFSTVLKMPSREGRSKAFSTCLPHLIVVTLFISFGIFAYLRPLPKSPSVFDLLVSVFYTVMPPTLNPVIYSLRNKDMKAALMKMLMSRHCSSN, encoded by the coding sequence ATGGACAACTTCACCTCTGAAATGACTTTCTTCCTCATGGGGTTTTCTGATGTCTGGGAGATCCAGATTTTACATGCTGTATTGTTCCTGATAATATACCTGGCAGCCTTACTAGGAAATCTTGTCATCATCATTCTCACCACCAAGGATTGCCAACTACACACCCCCATGTACTACTTCCTGAAGAACTTGTCCTTTCTGGATCTGTGCTTCATTTCCATCACTGTCCCCAAATCCATTGTTAACTCTCTGACTAATCACAACACCATCCTTTTCCTGGGGTGTGTTTCACaggtatttttcttcttctttttgggCTCTACAGAAGTAGCTTTCCTCACAGTGATGTCCTTTGACCGCTATGTTGCCATCTGCCACCCACTTCAATATGAAATCATCATGAACCACAGGGCCTGTGTGCAAATGGCCATTTCTTCATGGGTCAGTGGAAGTCTTAGTGCAATTGTGCATACAGCTTCCACCTTCTCAGTACCCATGTGTGGGCCCCATTTTGTTCATCAGTTCTTCTGTGATGTCCCTCAACTCCTTTCTCTTGCCTGTTCTTACAACCTTGGAGAATTTGTAGTCATTGGGCTCAACTTTGTGTTAGatattgtttgttttgtgtttattgATATTTCTTATATTAACATCTTCTCTACTGTCCTGAAGATGCCATCCAGAGAAGGCAGGTCCAAGGCCTTCTCCACATGCCTGCCTCACCTCATTGTTGTGactctctttatctcttttggaATTTTTGCCTATTTACGCCCCCTTCCCAAATCTCCATCTGTCTTTGACTTGCTAGTGTCTGTGTTCTATACTGTGATGCCACCCACCCTGAATCCTGTCATCTACAGTCTAAGAAATAAGGATATGAAAGCTGCACTAATGAAAATGCTAATGAGCAGACATTGTTCTTCAAATTAG